tgaaagaatatatatgtactcctatatatacatacagtagTTGATGAATTTTAAGGATCGAGGAATATTTTGCccaccttttatatatatatatatatttcttttgtatatatatatatggtcaacTGTACTGTATTTCTCCAGGAATACTAAATTAATTTACTGTaatagattaatatatatatatatattgcttgacaattaaataaacgTATAGTATCATCTTTAATTTCTTATCAACATTTTATAGTAGCTAGTAGCATATGATCATGATTCATGATGGCAATATTAACATACGTTACTTTATGAATcatcattttttataataaatatatctttaattAGTTTACTAGATGGTGTATATTTTGTATTATTCACCCGCCATTTACGTCTTTATGCatacatacaattatataaCCACCTAACAAAAGTTTTTGCCAAACTTCTTCCAtttctgttttattttatacattaactTTTTGCTTAATTAACAAATCATCCTGAAACACGTTATTTGACCATGTTTAATTACGTACTGTCATGATTAATGAtcttaattttttcaaatagtaaattatgatattatcattGATGCTACcttttattcaaaattttcacACTAGCTTGTTTGGATTCTAATTTGTCAATagatatttatccaaacttgCTTAAGTGAAAGTAGATAGATGCATCTACAAACTATGTTGCTTCTTAATTaaagtttttctatttttaacaattttattttcattaataatcTAACAAGTACGTTGCTAGAAAATAATAAGTACAAGttacaattacatatataatcaaaatcaaatcaaactttAAGCTAGTATAGTTAACACTTCAATGATTCAAAGTAATTAGTAAAAGAAAATCTGTATTGTTCTAGCTAGATTTAATTTAAGTTTTCCTCGCATACAAACAAACAGTTCCCCTAGCTAGTTTCTATGTATTGTAAACAAAAATTGATTGCTGTCAACTATTTTGGACATTTGTGAGAAGAAAAGACCAAATTGCAAAACCAAAAAGTAGTTTGTTTGGGAAAAGGTATttaagctagctagctagtagcAAAAGAACAAGTTACAAAAGTAAATgtaacttttgatttttctcAACACTTTACATAGTATAAAGCGATAACAACCCTATATAGCTTGTTATTGGTTACATAATTATTAAGTTGAATTATTTTGTCTGTAAATATCACCACCATATGGTCCATGTTATTAATCATATGCTCCCTAGCTCTTTTAGATGTCACTATATCCAATTACTACAGTTaactttttatgatataatatcaTGTGTTAGTTCATATTTGAATAGTTATGCTCATTAATTACAAATGGCCGGAgtaacttaattaattatatggcTGATTTGATGTTCTTAATgacttttgatatataaaatttagattGCCTTTCAAGTACTTACCAAAGCTTTGATCGGTTTGGATCCGGGAGAGGCTGAGATGGAGTTTTTGATGATTCAGTTTCAAAAATTCATCGCGGGTCTTATGTCATTACCCATAAATCTACCAGGAACTCAACTTCATCGATCGTTACAAGCCAAGAAAGAAATGGTTAAACTAGTCCTAAAAGTTATAAGTGAAAGAAGGGTAAATAATGGTGATGACATTTCACATGATGAGGAAAATTCAAAGGATGTGGTTGATGTGTTGCTCAAGGATAAGAGTGAAAAGCTAACAGATGAGCTAATATCCGATAATATGATTGATTTGATGATTCCCGGAGAGGATTCTGTGCCGGTACTTATAACGTTAGCCATAAAATACTTATCGGATTGTCCCAAAGCTCTCAATCAACTTAAGGTATACATATATTTCCACATTTGCATCTTTAGTGTTATATCATGTCATGTTGTTGATAAATGTATATGATAAAtgatacaaattaattaattaaattcattGAGACAATGCTATGATCAATGATTAGAGCTTGTATTTGGTATCTAAGTAGTCCACTTTTAGGAGCTGtgatatgatgattattatttatgGCCATATAGTTAGTTCTCTCTAATCATGATATACATCCCACTTTGATAACTTAATGATGATCATTAGGAGGAGAATTTGGAATTGAAAAGACGTAAAGAAGACCTCGGAGATCCATTGTGTTGGGATGATTACCTATCGTTGTTGCCATTTACACAAAGTGTAAGTTTTGCTCGATCGAGCTCCATAGCTAGCGTACTAATTAACAACTAATAATTAATGACAATTACTTGAATATTATTCAGGTGATTACAGAAACCCTAAGATTGGGTAACATAATAATGGGGGTGATTAGAAAGGCTATGAAGGATGTGGAGATCAAAGGGTACCACATACCAAAAGGATGGTGTGTGTTAACTCATTTTAGATCAGTCCACCTTGATGAAAATTACCACGAGTCGCCACACCAGTTCGACCCTTGGAGATGGCAGGTAATTAATTAGGCATTCCGTAATTAGTTTATTGATGATCAACGCCGTTAATAAGATATTATCACATGCATAAATCAAATTATTAGCGATAAGATCACACACCAttgacaaattaaattaaagccattctttatatataatatatcttgTGTGGTATACTTGAACAGGATAGGGACATGAGCAATGGTAGTAGCGCTGGGTTCACACCTTTTGGGGGAGGGCTCAGGCTGTGTCCTGGCCTTGATCTGGCCAGGCTAGAAGCTTCCATATTCCTCCACCATTTTGTTACCAATTTCcggtatatatattatattagttatcaaaatttatattttttccccccaataatataattaatagatagaccataatgtaatatatattgttggtgTCAAGTGACAATATATATTTTGcctatatatgtgtatgtattaaCTACATAGTAAcatatgcatgcatatataaGAATTTATATTGAAATGTGTCATGTAGATATCATTGATATGAGGTGAGTATGAATTGGAAATATATGCAGGTGGGTAGCTGAGGAGGACACCATAATCAATTTCCCAACAGTTAGAATGAAAAACAGAATGCCAATCTGGGTCAAAAAAGAGATTTAAGAGGTGGGCCGGGTTATGTTTATGATTCAAGAATATACATTTATGGACCCCTTTTTGTCtaaagcaaaaagaaaagatggaTGCTAGCTATGATGAACAACTTAACCACACGTGTGGGTACGTGGCCAAGATGATGCTGAAATTTTTGTCCCACATTCCACAAGTTGCACACATGCATAAGTTAAAAAGGACACAATTAATGGAAACAGGAACACCCTTTTATGTAAACTTGATGAGTGTTTACTAGTAATAATTTTGCATAGCTAGCTAGTTTTTCATTTCAAAGTTAATTAGGGATCAAAGCTAGCTATCTAGTAGTGCAAACTGTTCATTaatatcatatgtatatatatatgtataaagaaACGTAGTTAATTACTTTGGTATAAAGATTCATGTAGTCACATTGTGAGATGATTGACATCATTCGATATATGTGAGTGATATATGTCTATCTATATAACTAATAGAAGATACGATTGATCCTGTGTTACCCTTCTTTGCTCGTCACGTTTGATTTATCTAGTGtgtcaaattttataaaactttgtatCTAGAAATATCTTAGGTTGTTATGACAAATGGAATAATAGATAAACAATCTAGCCATTTGGGCTAAAacatgtttgattttttttctttctttatctaaTATTAGTATAAATGGTTGGTTTAAGAACACCAACGACCAACTTTTAGAGAAACCGCCAAGTCTATTTAGTTTagcataaaacaaaatatttattcaatatatgattttattttgggTAATAAGTTCtatacaaaaccttttttgtcatgcatacaaaataatatatgcaTTACAACAAATGTGTAATGtatatttagtaaaaaaaaattgtgcaaGTATCttgtatcttttattttattttgcttGGTTATTCATGATTAGATAAGTATGTAGGTAAGCATACATAATCATCCGGTAGAACAATTTTAGGGCCCATTTAAAGGTGACTTATGTAATGgaatatttcttttaataactGTTAAGATTAATGCATGATGAAGACTTTGATTTGGATTGATGGGGTTATGTGTCATGAACCTAAGATGTGCCCCTCCCCCTCCTTCCTTTCTAGTCGTTCCATCAACAAAACAAATGATGTTTTTCATGTGATAAAAGGAGAGTTTGTTACATGATAATAACGAGTAAAAAACAAGGTAAAAACGTTAATGGTTAaacataaaagttttaataGAATGAACAAAATGAAAGTCTAACTAAAAATGTTACCACAAGTTATGATGTTTTTTTACCACCGGTATTTGTTAAGAACTATTGAATACATaaatgatttgtttattaattaatataatattaatacgTTTCGATTGGATTGAGTAGCATGATTGGATTAAGTAGTTAACATGTTTGTCTCTAAGAGTATAATTAataaccaactgggttggatcagtggttgaaGCTCATGCTTCTAGAAACAGAGGTcctgggttcgatcctcatgcccagcaaggctggaggtccttttctacctatggtagaacctggaagcagcctctctacctttggtaggggtaagactgtctacatatcaacctcccccatacaccgtcgaagacggtattgggacccaaaacccgtggaagacggcattgggggttacttatttttttttctctaagaGTATAATTAATTTTCAACCCATGCAAAGGCATGaggtcttttttttattatttttttttatcatttcgATAGATGATATTGGGTGTGTTACATTTATCAATtgatatcaatattttaatgttaatatattagacattcaaaaaataagaaataatgcAAATTATTTGTAAAAGAATATAGTTAATGAGGAATACGCGAGTTACTAAACTAGTTATTTGTAAAAGAATATAGTTGACGGGGAATATAAGCCCATACACTTTGTTAATGGGAAGTGGCAAAATAAAGTTTGGTTTTTCAGTCCATCTATACTcgtttataaaaattatcacccCCAATTTTAGAAAgtgttacacaatagttacacACGAAAGTACGAAATTACTCTTTATAAACTCTCACTATggaaatagtttttataaaataccaaatttttccttaatgaattaatttatactctAAACTCTTATTTTAATAATCAACACTCCAAGTCCCTCTTATAAAATATTCCattatcacctttacatcaagtTATACCACTTaacactgccaccaccaccaccaatagtaccgtCACGTCACCATTAGACCACCGTCTCCaccaccgccgctgcattgcacGGGCATTATGCTCGTATTATTCAAAGAGATCCAACTCTTT
The sequence above is drawn from the Erigeron canadensis isolate Cc75 chromosome 4, C_canadensis_v1, whole genome shotgun sequence genome and encodes:
- the LOC122596266 gene encoding 3-epi-6-deoxocathasterone 23-monooxygenase CYP90D1, producing the protein MDFIFNSSFLLSTTTTTTTVFLIISGLILIFLTFIFINNCLLLWKSSTSTMTVVAKNVIHGTMGWPFIGETLDFISCGYTDRPQSFMEKRRLLYGKVFKSHLFGSPTIVSTDAEVSRIVLQSDANSFVPSYPKSLTELMGESSILLINGSFHRRIHGLIGAFFKSPYLKAQVTCNMRKLLLESMATWKEDSPIYIQDETKHIAFQVLTKALIGLDPGEAEMEFLMIQFQKFIAGLMSLPINLPGTQLHRSLQAKKEMVKLVLKVISERRVNNGDDISHDEENSKDVVDVLLKDKSEKLTDELISDNMIDLMIPGEDSVPVLITLAIKYLSDCPKALNQLKEENLELKRRKEDLGDPLCWDDYLSLLPFTQSVITETLRLGNIIMGVIRKAMKDVEIKGYHIPKGWCVLTHFRSVHLDENYHESPHQFDPWRWQDRDMSNGSSAGFTPFGGGLRLCPGLDLARLEASIFLHHFVTNFRWVAEEDTIINFPTVRMKNRMPIWVKKEI